A region of the Plectropomus leopardus isolate mb unplaced genomic scaffold, YSFRI_Pleo_2.0 unplaced_scaffold28576, whole genome shotgun sequence genome:
CGCATGtagggaaaaataaataaaccagctGTGTTGAAACAGTGTTTAGCAATTCGCTCTGTTGCTGGCATGCTGCAGCACACGTGTTGCAGGGGTTTCTCTTTCTATGAATTTCGGCCCTTTGATGCATCTCGTGACCCCTTCAAGGGGCCCTGCCTCCTATGTTGCGAACCACTGCTGTATACTGAGAGTCAATGTGACCCAACATATAACCTGCTCACAAGTGGCTGTATGATTTAATTTCTTGTCcataacctttgacctctgacataCAGTGAGTGAAGATGTAATGAATGCTAACAGCATTTCagtatattttagattttacacTACAAGTGTTGTATTACTTTATTGGCTGTCCTGGCTCACAATCTTTTGGCTTTCTCAGTTTAGCACACAACAGCACTAGGAACTTATTTTGCGTGCTCTTTGACTTCATCTACTGGAACTTGACACTCTGAGGAAACATCTTCCTCTCCGCACAAGCCCCCTTAAACCATGGCTACTCACGTGAGGCGTTGCCAGGGCTGCAGTCGCCCTCAGAGCTCAATACactgaaaattaagaaaacacatgcaaataaaaaaaaaatcaaataaagaaacatttataCCAACTTGACAACACATGCGCAGCATTTAGAAATCTCACGGCAAGAAGTGCACAAGTcaacaaaaacctttttttcatggCACACAGTGGGAAACGCAGCAATTGTTGCAATTGCTGGACTATGAACTTATTTTAGTCAGCCATCCATCAGTAGAATCTACGTTTTTTGGCTTCTTTCAATATTGTAATGGCATGACTCAGATATTATTGCAGATATCTGCCAATAACTAGCCTCATTATAATATCTGGACCATATGATCACAGTGACGATAGCCAATTTTAATagcttcaaaaacacaaaccattGCAATGACAAATGTGTCCCAGCTGTGTGCATCACTTTTTAGCGTCCCCTGCAAAAAGTGTCCATTGTGCTGTGAGCATCTTGCAGCACTGTTTTGAAAATGCTGCGCATATATTATAAAGATGTTTTATAAATTTGCTTGTGTTGTGGCTGTCtgcatgtattttcttaatttgcagtGTGGTGAGCTCACGTGGGAACTGTACAAGGCTCTCATTTAGAGGCCACTTataaatgcagcattttctATGGAGAATGCTGGATCACAGAAAGACACCTGTCTCTGAGGAGGCAGAAGTGGAGGAGTTGGTGCTGGGGGAAGCAACAGGGTGTACAGACATCTGTGTGAGCTTCAGGCAATAAGAGGCCTTTTGGCCAAGCCTCCATTGAATCCCTCTCCTACGCTCAGAGCGCCCTTTAGGTCTCATGTGGAAATATCTCCCATTCAGGTTGGTGTCTCCGCAGGCGTTGAACCACCATCCACCTGGAAGATGacacaaattacacattttgctgctggaTAACAAGTATTCATtaatccctctctctgtgtcgcATGAGGATAACGTGTGTCTTACATGTGCACCTGCTGTACCTGTGTAGCTGTGTGCACAGTTGGAGTCCTGGTGCTTATCGTTGTCTCTGTCCTTGGTGGAGAACATCATGCCTGTGTGGTTGCTCATGGGGTCCGGCAAATCTCCAGACAGATGCGTGAGGTGAATGGTGTAGTTGCTCTCAGGACCATTAAGGTGAAATCTGTATTCGATGAAGCGCCtgccctgtttccagtcttctAGCTGGATGTGAAGGACAGAGTTTCCCTGAGCGGCTAAAGAGCGGATCTTCCTGAGACCCAGCCAAAACTCCCCTGTGAGAGAGACGTCATTGAGCGCTCAGAGCTGACATGATTTCATAAGCACCCTTCCTGAAGAAGTCATACACACAAACTGATATACAGAGGTGCAGATAAACTTTTACTTACGGAGGTTACAAAATTGCAAACATGTCATGATATACGTTGAGGTATTTAGAATTTCATAGTTGAGGATGAATTTTCCAACATTAAAAGGGTAATTGTGTTTAGTCTCAAAAAGAGAGTAGCGTCACTCACCTTTAAAATCTCCAAACCCACTTTCATACTTCTCCCAGGTTTGATCGAAATTCACTGAACCATCCCTCCTTCGCTGGATGACTGTTGCTCCATTATCtacatataataaaaatagggaaaaaaaaagattaacagtCATAATCTTCATGATTTTTATAACAatgattttaacttttaatac
Encoded here:
- the LOC121938126 gene encoding angiopoietin-related protein 3-like, with protein sequence MSKGTDNGATVIQRRRDGSVNFDQTWEKYESGFGDFKGEFWLGLRKIRSLAAQGNSVLHIQLEDWKQGRRFIEYRFHLNGPESNYTIHLTHLSGDLPDPMSNHTGMMFSTKDRDNDKHQDSNCAHSYTGGWWFNACGDTNLNGRYFHMRPKGRSERRRGIQWRLGQKASYCLKLTQMSVHPVASPSTNSSTSASSETGVFL